Within Sphingomonas piscis, the genomic segment CGGCGACGGCATCACCTCTCCATCGCTCCAGCAGGGCTATGTGGACGCGGCGCGCGGCGATGTCCGCTCCCTCTGGCTGCGTCAGTCAGGCCATTGCACCTTCAAGCCGGCGACAGTGCTGTCGGCGCTGAACTATCTGCAACGGCGGGTCACCTCCGGACGCTGGCCCGCGCGCCCGGCGGACTTCGCAGACCATCGCGCCCCGCCGATGCTCCGCCCCTGCTATCGCGGTCAACGCTGCCGGTAAAAGCTTCTTCAACGCTGCTGTTGCAAGCGCTTTCATTGCCTGATACTTTGTTATGAAACAGAACAAGTTTGGGCGAGGATACTCTGGGGTCGTACACCTTTCTTGGTGCCGGTGATCTGGCAATGGATCGCGACGACTATGATGAGTCGTTCGTTGCGACACGCGACCTGCTGAACGCCGCCGATATCGTCTTCGGACAGATCGAAACCAGCTTTGCAGCCAATGGCGTTCGCCTTCCCCAGGCTCGCCATGCGGTGCTCGCCCGCCCGGATGGTGCTGCCGCGCTGAAGCGTGCGGGCTTCGATATCATCTCCATGGCGGGCAACCATGTGCTCGACTGGGGCAATGAAGCCTTTTTCGAAACGCGCAAGAATCTGCAGGATGCCGGACTCGCAGTGGTGGGTGCCGGGGCAAACATCGCCGAGGCTCGGCAACCCGTCGTCACCACCCTTTCCGACGGCACGCGCGTTGCGCTGCTTGCCTACTGCAGCATCCTGCCGATGGCGTATTGGGCCGATGAGCGGCGTCCCGGCTGCGCTCCAATGCGGGCCTTCACGGTTTATGAGCAGATCGAGCACGACCAGCCCGGCACCCCGGCGCGGATCCACACCTACCCGCACCGCGATGACCTTGCGGCGATGGAAGCCGACATCCGGGCCGCCAAAGCCGACGCGGACATCGTCATCGTTTCGCACCATTGGGGCATTCACTTCGTTCGGGCGACGATCGCCGACTATCAGCGCGATGTCGCAAGAGCGGCGATTGCTGCTGGCGCGGACGCCATCCTCGGCGGCCACCCCCACATCCTCAAGGGCTGCGAGCTGATCGACGGCAAGCCGGTCTTCTACTCGCTGTGCAACTTCGCGACCGACCTCCGCATGGACCCTGCGCACGCCGCGTCCAAGAGCTTTCAGGAGATCAGGGTGCTCGCAGAGGAGTGGGAGCCTGACTTCGACAGCCTGTACAATTTTCCGAAGGCCTCGCGCCTCTCGATCATAGCCCGCCTCGTGATAGAGGGCGGCCGGATCGTCCGCGCCGGCTTCATCCCCCTGCACATTGGCCGTGATGCCATCCCAGTGCCATTGCCGCGGACGGACGCGCGCCATACCGAGGTCGTCGACTATATGGCGGCGGTGACCTCCGAGGCCGGTTTGAATGTGGCCTACCGCGCCAACAACGACATGGTCGAACTGGTGCAGGCGGCATGAGCCGGCTCGAGCGCCTGCCACTGGAAGGCTACGTCTTCCTCTACCTGCTCGCCTATCTTCCGAACGTCATCATCACCAAGCTGGTGACGAGCACGCTGCATGCCGGGCTCGGCCGTCCGCTCACCGGCCTTGAAACCCTTCCCGCTTCGCTGATCATCAGCACGGTCCTTACCTACATCTTCATCTGGGCGTCCGGGTGGCACCGCGACGCGCACAGCGTGCCCGTGCTCGGCGCGCGCTTCCCGGTGCCCACGCGCTACACCTTCCTGTCAGGACTCGGCACCGCGCTGGTCCTGTTCACCGTGCCTTTGTCCTTCACCTTCGAAGG encodes:
- a CDS encoding CapA family protein; the encoded protein is MGEDTLGSYTFLGAGDLAMDRDDYDESFVATRDLLNAADIVFGQIETSFAANGVRLPQARHAVLARPDGAAALKRAGFDIISMAGNHVLDWGNEAFFETRKNLQDAGLAVVGAGANIAEARQPVVTTLSDGTRVALLAYCSILPMAYWADERRPGCAPMRAFTVYEQIEHDQPGTPARIHTYPHRDDLAAMEADIRAAKADADIVIVSHHWGIHFVRATIADYQRDVARAAIAAGADAILGGHPHILKGCELIDGKPVFYSLCNFATDLRMDPAHAASKSFQEIRVLAEEWEPDFDSLYNFPKASRLSIIARLVIEGGRIVRAGFIPLHIGRDAIPVPLPRTDARHTEVVDYMAAVTSEAGLNVAYRANNDMVELVQAA